In Corynebacterium matruchotii, a single genomic region encodes these proteins:
- a CDS encoding DUF3995 domain-containing protein, translating to MPGWPRALAITMMLWWGFFGSISLSWALGSPWLVDTVLQGDGLRLAQERPTWFVVVVFISGLVKLGFVVFGCALLYPDTIRVPRWLRLAFGWVSGVLLMAYGVVGSAPGIIKLLAGESLSRYGWWRIFLWMPHFWVGGILVLAATIAYQRWSKVNADKV from the coding sequence ATGCCAGGGTGGCCGCGGGCGTTAGCTATCACCATGATGCTATGGTGGGGCTTCTTCGGCAGCATCAGCCTATCCTGGGCGTTGGGCTCCCCATGGTTGGTCGACACGGTCCTTCAAGGAGATGGGCTGCGGCTGGCCCAGGAACGACCCACCTGGTTCGTTGTTGTTGTATTCATCTCTGGGCTGGTGAAGCTGGGTTTTGTCGTCTTCGGGTGCGCCCTCCTATACCCGGACACTATTAGGGTGCCTCGCTGGCTGCGGCTGGCCTTTGGCTGGGTCTCGGGGGTCCTGCTCATGGCCTATGGGGTGGTCGGTTCCGCGCCGGGAATCATAAAGCTCCTGGCGGGGGAATCGCTCTCACGTTACGGTTGGTGGCGGATATTCCTGTGGATGCCGCATTTCTGGGTAGGCGGCATCCTGGTGCTAGCCGCAACAATTGCCTACCAGCGCTGGAGTAAAGTCAACGCTGACAAGGTTTGA
- the ychF gene encoding redox-regulated ATPase YchF produces MSLTLGIVGLPNVGKSTLFNALTRSDVLAANYPFATIDPNIGLVELPDARLARLAEIFSSERILPATVSFVDIAGIVKGASHGEGRGNAFLANIREADAICQVVRAFADENVIHVDGKVNPTSDIDTINTELILADLQTIEKALPRLEKEARKNKELADTVAATKTAQTILEDGRTLYSAARSGEIDLALVRDLHLMTAKPFLYVFNSDEAVLTDEAKKQELRDLVAPADCVFLDAKTEAELLELDDDEAQELLESIGQTEPGLHSLAKAGFNTLGLQTYLTAGPKEARAWTIHQGDTAPKAAGVIHTDFEQAFIKAEIVSFDDLDAAGSMAAARAAGKVRQEGKEYVMADGDVVEFKSGRASGGKKK; encoded by the coding sequence GTGAGCTTAACCCTAGGAATCGTCGGACTGCCCAACGTTGGCAAATCAACTCTTTTTAACGCCCTGACCCGTAGCGATGTCTTGGCCGCCAACTATCCCTTTGCCACCATCGACCCCAATATTGGGCTGGTCGAACTGCCTGACGCCCGCCTTGCGCGGCTCGCCGAAATTTTCTCCTCCGAACGAATCCTGCCCGCCACTGTTTCCTTTGTCGATATTGCCGGCATCGTGAAGGGCGCTTCCCACGGTGAGGGCCGCGGTAACGCCTTTCTCGCCAACATTCGGGAAGCCGACGCCATCTGCCAGGTTGTTCGGGCCTTCGCCGACGAAAACGTCATCCACGTGGACGGCAAAGTCAACCCCACCAGCGACATTGATACCATCAATACCGAACTGATTCTCGCCGACCTGCAAACCATCGAAAAAGCCCTGCCGCGACTGGAGAAAGAAGCTCGGAAAAACAAAGAGCTTGCCGACACAGTGGCCGCAACCAAAACCGCGCAAACTATCCTGGAGGACGGCCGTACCCTCTATAGCGCCGCCCGCTCCGGCGAAATCGACCTGGCGCTCGTCCGCGACCTGCACCTCATGACCGCCAAACCATTCCTGTATGTGTTCAATTCCGACGAAGCAGTCCTGACCGACGAAGCCAAAAAGCAAGAGCTCCGCGACCTGGTGGCCCCCGCCGACTGCGTGTTCCTCGACGCCAAAACCGAGGCCGAACTGCTAGAGCTTGACGACGACGAAGCGCAGGAACTCCTCGAATCCATCGGCCAAACCGAACCCGGCCTCCACTCGCTCGCCAAGGCGGGTTTTAACACCCTGGGCCTGCAAACCTACCTCACCGCCGGCCCCAAAGAAGCTCGCGCCTGGACCATCCACCAGGGCGACACCGCCCCCAAGGCTGCCGGCGTGATCCACACCGATTTCGAACAGGCCTTCATCAAAGCCGAAATCGTGTCCTTCGACGATCTCGACGCCGCCGGCTCTATGGCCGCCGCCCGCGCCGCCGGCAAGGTACGGCAAGAAGGCAAAGAATATGTCATGGCCGACGGGGACGTAGTCGAATTCAAATCAGGGCGTGCGTCTGGGGGGAAGAAGAAGTAA
- a CDS encoding sodium-dependent transporter has protein sequence MTQEAAPTQRREVFSTRWVFVLAAIGSAVGLGNIWRFPYVAFENGGGAFLIPYLIALLTAGIPLLFLDYAMGHRYRGSAPLIFRRFKKWSEPAGWIQVGICFFITIYYAAIIAWAALYTIKSITLAWGDQPEQYFQKEFLHQDATHVLSTEFVWPIFIALAVVWIASIIVLAMGVDSGIGKASKIFMPILTVLFVIVVIRALFLEGSADGLNAFFTPNWSALSNPSVWVAAYGQIFYSLSVSFGIMMTYASYLKPRTNLTGTGMVTAFANSSFEVLAGIGVFSALGFMAAQSGTTVKDAASSGIGLAFIAFPTIINEMPGGAIFGVLFFGSLTIAGFTSLFSLFEVVVSAVRDKLNLPRKQTAITMGVIMAILSLALFANTGGIVNLDIMDKFTNNVGIVSIALILIVILDWVLRRIDEFSTHLNMVSSFRVGTMWRICVVNITTLVLGFTLFQELFGLLKEPYGGYTTTQVGIYGWGVLVIILVAAAILTTMKWPEGVPLDGPPGSDFGVDPEVERVPKIPQQYKHDERPRIAGFAIEQYTDEELHS, from the coding sequence ATGACACAAGAAGCTGCTCCCACCCAACGGAGAGAGGTCTTTTCGACCCGTTGGGTATTTGTGCTTGCCGCTATCGGTTCCGCAGTGGGGTTAGGCAATATTTGGCGCTTCCCCTACGTGGCCTTCGAAAACGGCGGTGGCGCATTCCTCATTCCTTATCTCATTGCCCTGCTCACCGCCGGCATTCCCCTGCTCTTTCTCGACTATGCGATGGGGCACCGGTATCGCGGGTCTGCGCCGCTCATCTTCCGACGGTTTAAGAAATGGTCAGAACCCGCCGGCTGGATCCAGGTGGGAATCTGCTTCTTCATCACCATTTACTACGCAGCAATCATTGCCTGGGCAGCCCTCTACACCATCAAATCTATCACCCTAGCCTGGGGTGACCAGCCGGAACAATATTTCCAGAAAGAATTCCTCCACCAGGACGCCACCCATGTGCTGTCCACCGAATTCGTGTGGCCCATCTTTATCGCCCTTGCCGTCGTGTGGATCGCCTCGATCATCGTGCTTGCCATGGGTGTGGATTCGGGCATCGGGAAGGCATCGAAGATCTTTATGCCCATTCTGACCGTGCTCTTCGTCATTGTGGTGATTCGTGCCCTGTTCCTGGAGGGCTCCGCCGACGGCTTGAACGCCTTCTTCACGCCCAACTGGTCGGCACTTTCCAACCCATCGGTGTGGGTCGCCGCATACGGGCAGATTTTCTACTCGCTGTCGGTGAGTTTCGGCATCATGATGACCTACGCCTCCTATCTCAAGCCACGTACCAACCTGACCGGTACCGGCATGGTGACCGCGTTCGCTAACTCCTCGTTCGAAGTGTTGGCAGGCATCGGCGTGTTCTCGGCACTGGGGTTCATGGCGGCCCAAAGCGGCACCACCGTGAAAGATGCGGCCTCCAGCGGCATCGGCCTGGCGTTTATCGCCTTCCCCACCATCATTAATGAGATGCCGGGTGGCGCCATTTTCGGTGTGCTGTTTTTCGGCTCGCTCACCATCGCCGGCTTCACCTCGTTGTTCTCCCTGTTCGAGGTCGTGGTGTCGGCCGTGCGCGACAAGCTGAATCTGCCGCGGAAGCAAACCGCCATCACCATGGGTGTCATCATGGCGATCTTGTCGCTGGCACTCTTCGCCAATACCGGCGGCATCGTCAACCTCGACATCATGGACAAGTTCACCAATAACGTTGGCATCGTGTCCATCGCCCTCATCCTGATCGTGATCCTGGACTGGGTACTGCGCCGCATCGACGAATTCTCCACCCACCTCAACATGGTGTCGTCCTTCCGGGTGGGCACCATGTGGCGGATTTGCGTGGTCAATATCACCACCCTGGTGCTGGGCTTCACCCTGTTCCAAGAACTATTCGGCCTGCTCAAGGAGCCATACGGTGGCTACACCACGACCCAGGTGGGCATCTATGGTTGGGGCGTGCTCGTCATTATCCTGGTGGCAGCGGCCATCCTCACCACAATGAAATGGCCCGAGGGCGTGCCGCTTGACGGCCCGCCCGGCTCGGACTTCGGCGTCGACCCCGAGGTGGAACGGGTACCGAAGATCCCGCAGCAATACAAGCATGACGAACGGCCCCGGATCGCCGGCTTTGCTATCGAGCAGTACACAGACGAGGAGTTGCACTCATGA
- the metS gene encoding methionine/alanine import NSS transporter subunit MetS, whose product MTGIAITMMIMFMIVIWGGLAATLVHLQRHPDEQSGHFGTHPLTTDEVLIAQEIRDDV is encoded by the coding sequence ATGACCGGCATCGCAATCACCATGATGATTATGTTCATGATCGTCATTTGGGGTGGACTGGCAGCCACGCTGGTGCATTTACAACGCCACCCCGACGAACAATCCGGCCACTTTGGCACGCACCCGCTCACCACGGATGAGGTGCTCATCGCCCAGGAAATCCGCGACGACGTGTAA
- a CDS encoding AI-2E family transporter → MPEQLDAAQFFEQLQPEDPVAHIDRAEIIGNGIKHLASWCLRLLIIAAAAFVIWHILSQVWRGGLPIVLAIIVCTVLWPPVAWLRKHGIPAGLAAMIAILGSFGGFGFLIWLIAPSVVNQSQTLYFQAFEGVQRLQLWLQGPPMNLDPSDLDDRIDTAAQWLQSKAGSIASEVFSGLGIASSVMVTMLVVLVLTFFFLKDGDKFLPWLRGMVGQRAGWHLTELLTRGWITLSGFIRAQALVSLVDAVFIGSGLIILGVPLALALAVLTFITGFIPIVGAFIAGTLSVTVALVSLGVTEAVITLIIVLLVQQLEGNILSPLLQSKAVNLHPVVVLISVTVGGSLFNIAGAFLAVPFAAMAAVLFRYLHDMTALRAGEKTAAQIRFATTAGSLSGMQNEAVAKRLLAARQAYIRNDEAAKQAEAEAQAAEDTANNSLEKPTTVSKVQHIGGLAFSTITRIGKAGIAAVKAFYRT, encoded by the coding sequence ATGCCCGAGCAGTTAGATGCCGCGCAATTCTTTGAGCAATTACAACCGGAGGATCCCGTCGCCCACATCGACCGTGCCGAAATCATCGGCAACGGCATTAAACACCTTGCCTCATGGTGCCTACGCCTGCTGATTATTGCCGCCGCCGCTTTCGTCATCTGGCACATCCTCAGCCAAGTGTGGCGCGGGGGCCTGCCCATCGTCCTGGCCATCATTGTGTGCACCGTGCTGTGGCCGCCGGTGGCCTGGCTCCGCAAACACGGCATCCCCGCCGGTCTGGCCGCCATGATCGCTATCCTGGGTTCCTTTGGCGGCTTCGGCTTCCTCATCTGGCTGATCGCCCCCTCGGTAGTCAACCAGTCACAAACCCTCTATTTCCAGGCTTTCGAAGGGGTGCAGCGCCTGCAACTCTGGCTTCAGGGGCCACCCATGAACCTCGACCCCAGTGACCTGGACGACCGCATCGACACCGCTGCCCAATGGCTGCAATCCAAAGCGGGCTCTATCGCATCGGAAGTATTTTCCGGCCTCGGCATTGCCAGCTCGGTCATGGTCACCATGCTCGTAGTGCTGGTGCTCACGTTTTTCTTCCTCAAGGACGGCGATAAATTCCTGCCCTGGCTGCGCGGCATGGTGGGGCAACGCGCCGGCTGGCACCTCACCGAACTGCTGACCCGCGGCTGGATCACCCTCAGCGGTTTTATCCGGGCCCAGGCGCTCGTGTCGCTGGTGGACGCCGTCTTCATCGGATCGGGCCTTATCATCCTCGGCGTGCCCTTAGCGCTAGCGCTGGCGGTCCTCACGTTTATCACCGGGTTCATTCCCATCGTGGGGGCGTTCATCGCCGGCACCCTATCGGTAACGGTGGCCCTGGTCTCCCTGGGCGTGACCGAGGCCGTCATCACGCTCATCATTGTGCTCCTGGTGCAGCAGCTCGAAGGCAATATTCTCTCACCGCTGCTGCAGTCCAAAGCCGTCAACCTGCACCCGGTGGTGGTGCTGATCTCCGTGACGGTTGGCGGCTCGCTCTTTAATATTGCTGGCGCATTCCTGGCCGTACCGTTTGCCGCCATGGCCGCCGTGCTCTTCCGTTACCTCCACGACATGACCGCCCTGCGCGCCGGCGAAAAAACCGCCGCCCAAATTCGCTTTGCGACGACCGCAGGTTCGCTCAGTGGCATGCAAAACGAGGCCGTAGCAAAACGCCTCCTGGCGGCCCGGCAGGCCTATATCCGCAACGACGAGGCCGCCAAGCAAGCGGAAGCGGAGGCACAGGCCGCCGAAGACACCGCCAATAATTCATTGGAAAAACCGACCACTGTATCCAAAGTACAGCATATTGGGGGGTTAGCATTCTCCACAATAACCCGCATAGGCAAAGCCGGCATAGCAGCAGTCAAAGCGTTCTACCGGACCTAA
- a CDS encoding DUF6542 domain-containing protein: MSNVSEKNRSRSSGAKFFGIPLWMSLAVLCGGLLVGSLISLASGKLGLPFVLCFIIGVVFSVLLTEPRSLFLSVVSIPIFFSIAAGATGWFLNQQISRPNGSGGISKTQILSAIYPLLQQFPVMAIATIGAGIIAYLRWHLVTRYVQQSEKKAAEDRRRDTETQKRAMKQANRVRTAAHNTAEPADEPEQTSGPAHPPSTGSITVAELIKRNQRAAQKGQRRRAEPPKPATPASAKPAPAQAAARSPEDDPATPEKPRRTPATPRGQQPRTPRQTTNATGQATTSRHNPRQTSSRQVPPQRQTQQPQRSATPQPQRQNPPQRQAARRATPQQRPVRPATAARGGQQPPQSDARQSRPGNNLTARQGNPRQQQRSQAASQSGSGQHSSGQQPRQQQSRMQRNQQATPQASRQQSSRQQPSSRSAHASNRPAGTPRSSAASGTHSAASQASQTSTGRRTARQAGHQANRQSTQQPQKRTQRTQRTGQPAQRRAATPNQPASRRAATTSNGSRSSRQDRQNPRQDHHDPQKSTGSTPPKPRVRRRRALNDDLYS; the protein is encoded by the coding sequence GTGTCTAATGTCTCCGAGAAAAACCGCAGCCGCTCATCTGGCGCGAAGTTTTTTGGCATCCCATTATGGATGTCACTCGCGGTGCTCTGCGGCGGGTTATTGGTGGGGTCGCTCATCAGCCTGGCCAGCGGCAAACTCGGATTGCCATTCGTCCTTTGTTTTATTATTGGTGTTGTTTTTTCCGTCCTGCTCACCGAACCACGATCCCTGTTTCTTTCGGTTGTGAGCATACCCATTTTCTTCTCGATCGCGGCCGGCGCCACCGGCTGGTTCCTCAACCAGCAGATCAGTAGGCCCAACGGATCCGGGGGCATATCAAAAACCCAGATCCTCTCGGCCATCTATCCCCTGCTGCAACAGTTCCCAGTGATGGCCATAGCCACCATCGGCGCCGGCATCATCGCGTATCTCCGATGGCACCTTGTCACCCGCTATGTGCAGCAATCAGAGAAGAAAGCAGCCGAGGACCGCCGGCGAGATACCGAGACTCAGAAGCGCGCCATGAAGCAGGCGAATCGGGTGCGGACGGCCGCGCATAACACTGCCGAACCAGCCGACGAACCAGAGCAGACCAGCGGCCCTGCCCATCCCCCCAGCACGGGCAGCATCACGGTGGCGGAACTCATTAAACGGAATCAACGAGCCGCCCAAAAGGGCCAACGGCGCCGGGCGGAGCCGCCAAAACCAGCGACACCAGCCTCGGCAAAACCTGCGCCCGCGCAGGCGGCGGCGCGCTCCCCAGAGGACGACCCGGCCACCCCAGAGAAACCACGCCGCACACCCGCCACCCCCAGGGGCCAACAACCCCGCACTCCCCGCCAAACCACCAACGCCACCGGTCAGGCCACAACCTCCCGCCACAATCCACGTCAGACTTCTTCCCGGCAGGTCCCACCGCAACGGCAGACCCAGCAGCCGCAACGGTCGGCGACTCCTCAACCACAACGCCAAAACCCGCCGCAACGACAGGCCGCGAGGCGCGCAACGCCACAACAGCGACCGGTCCGCCCCGCCACTGCAGCCCGGGGTGGACAACAACCGCCCCAATCCGATGCCCGGCAATCCCGACCCGGCAATAATCTCACCGCCCGCCAGGGAAACCCCCGGCAGCAACAACGCAGCCAAGCCGCCAGTCAGTCCGGGAGTGGGCAGCATAGCAGCGGCCAGCAGCCCCGGCAACAACAATCACGGATGCAGCGCAACCAGCAAGCCACCCCGCAGGCGTCACGTCAACAATCCAGCCGTCAACAACCCAGCTCGCGTTCCGCCCACGCCAGCAATCGGCCGGCAGGCACGCCTCGCTCCTCAGCGGCAAGTGGTACCCATTCGGCGGCTTCCCAGGCTTCCCAGACCAGCACCGGGCGGCGCACCGCCCGTCAGGCTGGGCATCAGGCCAATCGCCAGTCGACCCAACAGCCACAGAAACGCACCCAACGTACCCAGCGCACCGGGCAGCCAGCCCAGCGCCGGGCTGCAACCCCCAACCAACCCGCGAGTCGTCGGGCCGCTACCACGAGCAATGGGTCCCGAAGCAGTCGACAGGATCGACAAAACCCACGGCAGGATCATCACGATCCACAAAAATCCACGGGTAGCACCCCACCCAAGCCCAGGGTGCGCCGCCGCCGGGCACTCAACGATGACCTATATAGCTGA
- a CDS encoding DUF1707 SHOCT-like domain-containing protein, with protein sequence MSEELAVPSSNEPDIPRTRIRSQQRDALVYGLNLALDDGQLDYEETQKRATIANRATYMDEVMPLLSDLNFGRNLPATTNPQILDVLTQAQQQGLTEIAAIDAATTAMTQPQNQALTNYSNASKSTASIAIFSGSSKRGPWLVGPKHNVFGAFGGVHIDLRQAQLAGPVTTIRTAMCFGGVNIKVPENYRIIESVFPLFGGVSITDGKGVTLKLSDLPPDAPVIDLRGIMAFGGLEIKRVPINK encoded by the coding sequence GTGAGCGAAGAATTAGCCGTACCTTCCAGCAACGAACCAGACATTCCCCGCACCCGCATTAGGTCACAACAACGAGACGCCCTCGTGTACGGCCTCAATCTTGCCCTGGACGATGGGCAATTAGATTACGAGGAAACCCAAAAACGCGCCACCATTGCTAACCGCGCCACCTATATGGATGAGGTCATGCCGCTACTGAGTGACCTCAACTTCGGCCGGAATCTTCCGGCCACCACAAACCCACAAATCCTGGATGTGCTGACCCAAGCCCAACAGCAGGGTCTCACCGAAATTGCCGCAATTGACGCAGCAACCACCGCGATGACGCAGCCCCAAAACCAGGCACTCACCAACTACTCAAATGCCTCTAAAAGCACCGCATCAATAGCAATATTCAGTGGTTCATCGAAGCGGGGACCCTGGTTGGTGGGTCCCAAGCACAATGTATTTGGCGCCTTTGGCGGAGTCCATATTGACCTACGGCAGGCTCAATTAGCAGGGCCGGTCACCACGATCAGAACAGCCATGTGTTTCGGTGGTGTCAACATTAAAGTGCCGGAAAATTATCGCATCATCGAAAGTGTTTTCCCCCTATTTGGCGGTGTCTCTATCACTGACGGGAAGGGGGTTACCTTAAAACTCTCAGACCTTCCTCCGGATGCTCCGGTCATTGATCTTCGGGGGATAATGGCCTTCGGCGGTTTGGAAATCAAACGGGTGCCAATAAACAAATAG
- a CDS encoding 4-hydroxy-3-methylbut-2-enyl diphosphate reductase: MTKTKKVLVAAPRGYCAGVDRAVETVERALEKYGAPVYVRKEIVHNRYVVETLTERGAIFVQETDEVPEGAHVIFSAHGVSPAVHAEAAKLSLKTLDATCPLVTKVHNEAKRFAKHGYHILLVGHEGHEEVEGTAGEAPEVTHLVDGVAGVAKLPEFLHEVENLVWLSQTTLSVDETMEIVTELHNRFPQLQDPPSDDICYATQNRQGAVKVISENADLVIVVGSRNSSNSKRLVEVALQAGAKRSYLVDYAHQIDESWLDGVSTIGVTSGASVPEILVNGVLEWLAERGFTSVEEVTTVTEKTVFALPRELRPPRAKS; the protein is encoded by the coding sequence ATGACGAAGACGAAAAAAGTTCTTGTTGCTGCCCCCCGAGGATACTGCGCGGGGGTGGACAGGGCGGTGGAAACCGTGGAGCGGGCGCTAGAAAAGTATGGTGCGCCGGTCTATGTCCGCAAGGAGATTGTGCACAACCGGTATGTGGTGGAGACGCTCACGGAGCGGGGTGCGATTTTTGTGCAGGAGACCGATGAGGTGCCGGAGGGGGCGCATGTGATTTTTTCCGCCCATGGGGTGAGTCCGGCGGTGCATGCGGAGGCGGCAAAGCTGTCGCTGAAAACCCTGGACGCCACTTGCCCGCTGGTGACAAAGGTACATAACGAGGCGAAACGGTTTGCGAAGCACGGGTACCACATTTTATTGGTGGGGCATGAGGGGCATGAGGAAGTGGAAGGCACGGCGGGGGAGGCACCGGAGGTAACGCACCTGGTTGATGGGGTGGCGGGTGTGGCGAAGCTGCCGGAGTTCCTGCACGAGGTGGAGAACCTGGTGTGGTTGTCGCAGACCACATTGTCGGTGGATGAGACGATGGAGATCGTCACGGAGCTGCATAACCGGTTCCCGCAGCTGCAAGATCCGCCGAGTGACGACATTTGCTATGCCACGCAGAATCGGCAGGGGGCGGTGAAGGTGATTTCGGAAAACGCCGACCTGGTGATCGTGGTGGGGTCGCGGAATTCGTCGAATTCGAAACGGCTGGTTGAGGTGGCGTTGCAGGCGGGGGCGAAGCGGTCCTACCTGGTGGATTACGCTCACCAGATTGACGAGTCGTGGCTTGATGGGGTTTCGACCATTGGGGTGACGTCGGGTGCGTCGGTGCCGGAAATCCTGGTGAATGGGGTGCTGGAGTGGCTGGCCGAGCGCGGGTTCACCTCGGTGGAGGAGGTGACGACGGTCACGGAAAAGACGGTATTTGCGCTTCCTCGTGAGCTGCGTCCGCCCCGCGCGAAGTCCTAA
- the xseA gene encoding exodeoxyribonuclease VII large subunit has product MANHTTPETAWPVRELNSKVKGWIERLGYVWVEGQITQYKANNRWKFSYLTLRDPEIEASIQITCNTTLLTSADNPIAQGDRVVVYGKPSFYEGRGSFSLWVTEIRPVGIGAMLARIEQLRRRLATEGLFDDSRKHPLPFLPNNIGLITGRGSAAERDVLSVSQGRWPDVQFTIINTTVQGARAVPEIIAALTELDANPDVDVIIIARGGGSVEDLLPFSEEALQYAVAECRTPVVSAIGHEPDNPILDNVADLRAATPTDAAKRVVPDVLAELQQVRELRGRAAAALRGWVSREQQQLTAIRSRPVLNDPLTGLRQRWIDVHQHITAARREIQHLLTTETNQVTALRTQVATLGPAATLARGYAVVQVVPRDGRPAEVVMSIDQSPPGSQLRIRVGDGSITAAAMQTTPAD; this is encoded by the coding sequence ATGGCAAACCACACCACGCCGGAAACCGCCTGGCCCGTCCGCGAGCTCAATTCCAAGGTCAAAGGCTGGATCGAACGGCTCGGCTACGTCTGGGTGGAAGGACAAATCACCCAATACAAGGCAAATAACCGGTGGAAATTCTCCTACCTCACCCTCCGCGACCCAGAAATCGAAGCCAGCATCCAAATCACCTGCAATACCACGCTGCTGACCAGCGCCGACAATCCCATCGCCCAGGGCGACCGTGTTGTGGTCTACGGCAAACCATCCTTCTATGAAGGCCGCGGCTCGTTCTCCCTATGGGTGACCGAGATTCGACCGGTGGGCATTGGCGCCATGCTGGCCCGCATCGAACAGCTCCGACGCAGACTCGCCACCGAAGGGCTTTTCGACGACTCCCGCAAACACCCCCTCCCCTTCCTGCCCAATAATATTGGGCTCATCACCGGGCGCGGCTCCGCCGCCGAACGCGACGTGCTCTCCGTCTCTCAAGGTCGCTGGCCCGACGTCCAGTTCACCATTATCAACACCACGGTCCAGGGGGCCCGGGCCGTGCCAGAAATCATTGCGGCCCTCACCGAACTCGACGCCAACCCCGACGTTGATGTGATTATCATTGCCCGCGGCGGCGGTTCCGTCGAAGACCTCCTCCCGTTCTCGGAGGAAGCCCTGCAATACGCGGTCGCCGAATGCCGCACCCCGGTGGTGTCCGCCATCGGCCACGAACCCGACAATCCCATTCTCGACAATGTTGCCGACCTGCGGGCCGCCACCCCCACCGACGCCGCCAAACGTGTTGTGCCGGACGTCCTGGCGGAGCTGCAACAAGTCCGGGAGCTTCGCGGTCGGGCCGCCGCGGCCCTCCGGGGTTGGGTGTCCCGCGAACAGCAACAACTCACGGCCATTCGTTCCCGACCGGTGCTCAACGATCCGCTCACCGGCCTGCGACAACGCTGGATCGACGTGCACCAACACATCACCGCGGCACGGCGGGAAATCCAGCACCTGCTCACGACCGAAACCAACCAGGTGACGGCCCTGCGCACCCAGGTGGCCACTCTGGGCCCGGCGGCCACCCTGGCCCGCGGCTACGCTGTTGTTCAGGTGGTGCCCCGGGATGGCCGCCCCGCCGAGGTGGTCATGAGCATTGACCAATCACCGCCAGGCAGCCAACTGCGCATCCGGGTGGGTGACGGCTCCATCACCGCAGCCGCCATGCAAACCACACCCGCCGACTAG
- a CDS encoding DUF4245 domain-containing protein → MPENPPIHAILNAVTDEKPKIFQSGRDIIYSLAAILAVMIASVAFTGMCSYGRNTPQNTPVVKVDAATFFNLEARASSFPIRLPQVPDDWTPNSARRGAVAGKPAPIVGWVIGNNGYAQLTQTDVPVEQAVENLDEHVREQTSTYDLAGHTVMVYTGTDWDTRAVRVVDLGDVRLIVTGAATDDQFNDLLTRTIAADPIPVER, encoded by the coding sequence ATGCCGGAAAACCCACCCATTCATGCCATACTGAACGCCGTGACCGACGAAAAACCCAAAATCTTCCAAAGCGGCCGAGACATCATCTACTCACTTGCCGCTATTCTCGCCGTCATGATCGCATCCGTCGCCTTCACCGGAATGTGCAGCTACGGCCGCAACACCCCCCAAAACACGCCGGTCGTGAAAGTCGACGCCGCAACCTTCTTCAATCTCGAAGCCCGCGCCTCCAGCTTCCCCATCCGGCTCCCCCAGGTTCCCGACGATTGGACCCCCAACTCTGCGCGCCGGGGCGCGGTGGCCGGCAAACCCGCGCCCATCGTGGGATGGGTCATTGGTAACAACGGCTATGCGCAGCTCACCCAAACCGACGTTCCGGTCGAACAAGCGGTCGAAAATCTGGATGAGCATGTGCGGGAACAGACCTCAACCTATGATCTAGCCGGCCACACCGTCATGGTGTACACCGGCACTGACTGGGACACCCGTGCCGTGCGGGTGGTGGATCTTGGGGATGTGCGGCTGATCGTGACCGGTGCCGCCACGGATGATCAATTCAATGACCTGCTCACCCGCACCATAGCGGCCGACCCGATCCCGGTGGAACGCTAG